The Bremerella cremea sequence CGACAATTTGCTCAAATTGCTGCTCATTGAGCAAATCTCGCAGCAGCTTTCCCTCCCCGCAGCCAAGGTCGAGCACTGTTCGAGCGCCACTCGCCTTGAGGGCAGCCAGTACCGCACCGTGGCGCTGATCGTTCAGGCTCATCGTGCGTTCCAGCAACTCTTCCTTGGCTGGAGCATCATGTTCTTCAGCGGTTGTTTCGACTTCCTCCACATCAATCAAGCGAGACAATGCTTGACGATAAAGCCCGAAGCGATGTTTCAGATATCGCCGAGTGATCTGCTCCTTCTCGGGATGCGAAGCCAGCCACCCGTCTCCCTTGGCGAGAAGTTTCTCTAATTCGTCTTCGCCCACGAAGTAGTGCTTTTCGTTGTCGAACACCGGGATTAGAACGTACAGGTGGGTCAGCAGGTTCGAGAGCGTGACTGTGCCTCGAATGGTCACGGAATAGTAAGGGCTGCTTCCCCACTCAGGAAATTGCTCGTCGAGCGGATACGGCTCGGCTTCCACGGTGTATCCCAGAGGCTCAAACAATTGATGCAGAAACCGCTCGCCTCCACGTACCGGAAGGACATCGATTCGGGTCTCCAAGGGTAGCGGCGTATTCGCCATATCTGGTCGATCCTTACAGCGACCTGCGAGTGCCGTTCCCAGAACTTGCGAGATCGCTACGCTCATGAAGGAGGACGCGACATAGGGACGGTCATTGACGTAATGTCCGAGCAAGTCCCCCCGGCTCCGGTTTTTACTTCGGGCCATTCCTACAGGATCGACATCCAGCAGCAAGCAGGCCGTGCATTGATCTTCCGCAGCTTCGGGATAAAACACATGCGCCTTGCCAAAGCTGAGATCAAACGTTTGCAGCCGATCGGGGTGCTTGTGCAGGAGGAATCCAAGATCGGTAGCAGGCTGATGGTTTGTGGTAATCGACAGAAGCATAAGGTAATTCTTTCTGATACAAGTGTTGTACCGAAAGGAAGTCAGTTTCCCATTTCAGGCTGAATCGTAGCGCAACGTAGCACATCCAACACGATGTTAGGATCACAACCATAAATGCCTGAACCCCAAGCGGCATTCGCCTCAACGACAGCCCAACCTTTGCCTTGGATCTGCCCTACATCGATGACAACCGAGCGAGGTGTTCGCTCACTAGTGATTTTCAAAACGTTCTCGACAAGTACTGTCACTTCTGTTCGTTCGGCTTCGGTTGCCTTGTATTGGGAAAGCTTGGCATGTTGCCCTGACCGTAGATAAGGGGAAAGCGTTCTTACTCTTTCTTCGAGACAAAAACAGCGAAATTCGTCTTTCCAGGTTACAGGGTCAGCCACAAGCACGGCCATGTCGTCATCGAACTCTTTCGGAAGTGATCGCCCTGAGTCATAAATTTCAGCGGCAAACGATTTATCGTTGGGCGGCTTAACAAAAAC is a genomic window containing:
- a CDS encoding 3' terminal RNA ribose 2'-O-methyltransferase Hen1, with translation MLLSITTNHQPATDLGFLLHKHPDRLQTFDLSFGKAHVFYPEAAEDQCTACLLLDVDPVGMARSKNRSRGDLLGHYVNDRPYVASSFMSVAISQVLGTALAGRCKDRPDMANTPLPLETRIDVLPVRGGERFLHQLFEPLGYTVEAEPYPLDEQFPEWGSSPYYSVTIRGTVTLSNLLTHLYVLIPVFDNEKHYFVGEDELEKLLAKGDGWLASHPEKEQITRRYLKHRFGLYRQALSRLIDVEEVETTAEEHDAPAKEELLERTMSLNDQRHGAVLAALKASGARTVLDLGCGEGKLLRDLLNEQQFEQIVGMDVSIRSLEIAQKRLKLDRLPERQADRLKLMHGSLIYRDRRLEGFDAAALVEVIEHLDPPRLSALERVVFEFARPKTIVLTTPNQEYNAMWETLPAGQFRHSDHRFEWTRPEFQNWANRVAEEHGYAVRFLPIGPEDEKVGSPTQMGVFARKSE
- a CDS encoding ATP-grasp domain-containing protein, which codes for MTTLLMSSRPTEDNQALWRAAISRDWTVARAKGIRLPEIDDDEIVLYIESLYAPAIAQAVGRHLLNVPEDWLTQLPEEHRKRNVSLTTLGDARTVKRPVFVKPPNDKSFAAEIYDSGRSLPKEFDDDMAVLVADPVTWKDEFRCFCLEERVRTLSPYLRSGQHAKLSQYKATEAERTEVTVLVENVLKITSERTPRSVVIDVGQIQGKGWAVVEANAAWGSGIYGCDPNIVLDVLRCATIQPEMGN